The genomic interval tgctgaggcaaaaacaacaatgtgcctctttgagtccccaggactgagaaccactgctcttcattgggacctcttcatatgtagactggctttcatagagctctttatctgaggacagaaaacctcacaagaagcacacttcattatagtcaaattacaccacactgaatattatgttagtATTATCTCCTtcctcacttctagggacaggaactacacaaaagtacctgccctatccagaatagcctcctctctcactgacagttggggctgctatcctttcaccctccatggctgttagctagctacctacaaatgcatttggagtttgttttttacagtgataaatacatcaGGATAgatagctaatatgaagttaggtaAGTCAGCTGGTGATATTTCATTCacgtatctatctatctatacagtatttgaAGTTGGTTAGATAcccttttaaatgtcaacttcaacggaacgtccctagcccgttgaaaatacatgatctaagtgattgatagttggtattcagcagtcattaagccttatttactttaatgaactaccaaaatagtgattttgtcagacagcagctctacactttattgactgactgatccattcatccttccatccctcctcagccttcctctcctctgaagacccagtgagggtggagctcagtcagagatctgttgagggactggttaggaagaacacttctacagccagagaggtgagaggtcacacatggtttagatggtaaatatttatgtccccTTAGCGGTTTATCACGTAAGCAAAAGGGAATATCTTCCATCATCTATGCTTATTTACGTTAGTGCCAATTGTCCACTGATGTGGGTGTAGTTTGtcaccccttttggctgtatgaaagtgaatttcccctcaggcacacacatttgttctttgttattacccgagccactgcctgttcaccccgctatcatctagaaggtgaggtgagtacaggtgcatcaaagctgggaccgagagacagaagctgtttttccatcactaacacagagaggctgctgcctacatacacagacttgaaatcattggccacttcaaggaatggaacactagtcactttaataatgtttacatatctgccattactcatctcatatgtatatactgtattctatcctgttctactgtatcttagtctatgtattactcatctcatatgtatatactgtattctatcctattctactgtatcttagtctatgcattactcatctcatatgtatatactgtattctatcctattctactgtatcttagtctatgtattactcatctcatatgtatatactgtattctatcctattctactgtatcttagtctatgtattactcatctcatatgtatatattgtattctatCCTATACTATTGTatcagtctatgccgctctgacatcactcgtccatatatttatatattcttattccattacttagatttgtgtgtgttagatattactgcactgaagcatttcgctacacccgcaataacatctgtatgtgacaaataacatttgatttattatGAAGGTCACTTGTgtaaaatgtacttttccccactcatcTTTTGACATTGCTTATGTATTTTTAGTGGCTTGGCTGCTTCCAGAttatgtcaaaggcccatcctggtagatctgaacctaatgcgGCTTGGAGTGatggtggtgtttaccactcagTCAGCAGGCTTGAAATGTGAGattgatactgtttttcatactaagatggacgATCAGTTTGTTGATTGGTCAGTCAATGGGTTAATCTTGTTttgcaatatgttcaaatcaaatcaagctttatttatacagcacatttcagacatggatgcaacacaatgacTTCAAaggaaaaaaactgaaatatttagtacacaaacataagaggattaaaaaaattataatcacaacttaaagactaatgagcatcctaaggaaatgccattgattaaaatgttaaaatatccaacccaaaatataagcttgttttttaggaggggctctgaaagacactatgggggtgtccactggaagttgactagtaacaacaactgggacctcaaagacacccaccatgagacccactaaatctgcccaagaagaggcaaacaaaagaaaaacccacaccaaacttaaagacaggaagcaaaccaaaaaggtggagcaactaaaggtgttgactctccacatctatcaagacaactggagcactgggccagacactcttaaatagaacctggaccagctcaggtgaaacaccttcccactaacgagatggacaagccagcacaggtgtaacacatactgactaacgaggtgacaccaatcagtgcgtcctacaTGCTAACGAGCTaaacgtgctaacgagctagaaACCAAAGACTGTAACActtcccccttaagacaacaaatatatcctacATTTATGACTCAATTTATTaggattgttaataaaattgattatacACTGATTTATTATACTGCGTTAATGTGTATAGGCTGCAAGTATGTTGAAATtcaatgttttttcccccaactTTCACTTTCAACTAAAACCAAACTTATATTGTAAGTTGggcatagtcttattttcaacaACATTTTACTAGGTGGCATAGCCCCAATGTCACAGTTTAAACGTGTCCAAATGCAGAAACACTTTGTGATAAATTGAAAACATAAACATAAAATGtactatatacacaaacatcggccacaataatcatattacttaaacaagctccttataaactgcacaagcaccaaaaacgctgttgttttgacaagtagcaataaatcactgatatcgattaggggggaaatcaggttgtacgtgctgttgaaactaacacaactaaaaaaacacatggaaatgggagatatctttcacctcactggttagaggacaacctgcagaagacagtcagctacattttagagtgatgcatttaaatttaTGGGTTGcaaaacaaaggaacgcaacacttatttgtcataactAATCTATATCATGCTAAAATCATTTGTGcgacaggagggagatgaggttgcacttcctgttaaaactaacacctgaaaaaccacacggaatctgggagtaatgtgtacatcactggttagaggacaacttgtagaaaacagctcGCTACATTTTGAGGTGttccattttgattcaagtgggtcaccaacatggtaagtgtaacacagctctttttgtgttagtcactttttgttaaatcacataaatagtactcttccaattcagagcctggattttccccctgaggctaatatccatatcatgttgaaatcaatagaacaggggacaaacgtttagggttctacattgtgacatcattaaaatactcctactacaatgttaaaacattctacattgtgacatcattaaaatactcctactacaatgttaaaacattctacattgtgacattatttcattgatatcatgaaacaactccatgtattttctgatgtttaatcagagatcttttatcagtgtacctcttcccacattgatcacagctatgaggtttctctcccatgtgtattctctggtgtacagtcagagagctagatgtagtaaaactcttcccacattgaccacaggtataaggtttatctcctgtgtgtgttctctggtgtacagtcagaatgctagatgtagtaaaactcttcccacattgaccacaggtataagatttatctcctgtgtgtattctctggtgtgatgtcagctggccagatcgaccaaaactctttccacattgagcacagctataagatttctctcctgtgtgtattctctggtgtgatgtcagctggccagatcgaccaaaactctttccacattgatcacagctataaggtttctctcctgtgtgtattctatggtgtagagtcagagtgctagatgcagcaaaactcttcccacattgatcacagctataaggtttctctcctgtgtgtattctatggtgtagagtcagagtgctagatgcagcaaaactcttcccacattgatcacagctataaggtttctctcctgtgtgtattctatggtgtagagtcagagtgctagatgtagtaaaactcttcccacattgagtacagctataagatttctctcctgtgtgtattctttggtgtagagtcagagtgctagattgaccaaaactcttcccacattgaccacagctaaaaggtttctctcctgtgtgtgttctctggtgtgatataaggttgcttagctgagtaaaactcttaccacattgagtacagctatacggtttctctcctgtgtgtgttctctggtgtgttatcaggctggttgaatgagtaaaactcttaccacattgatcacagctgtaaggtttctctcctgtgtgtgttctctgatgaattttaatgtctgatgaggtgaatctcttcccacagtcagagcagcagtgaggtttcttccctgtggatctccgctggtgtttcttgaagtgttctgatctggagagactcttctctgcctcgtcagcatcatgaggttgttgaggctccccagaggatccaggaCAGTCACGTCTCTTTCCTGTGTGAATGACAAAGTCAtacagatggttaaaggcccacaacagcagaaatccactgtaaaaggtgatgccaacagcgtagccatgatgttgtacaataattgacgtctgtaatgaatgtaatgatttgacatttgtcttaaaaGGAGCAAGAAGTCATATATTGtcatgttttcacattagtagtaacacctaagattgtagactagaaataagttattcatgttgttgaaactctaagcagtgtgccagacgacttttggtctccaatataggcccctttccgTGTTGctaaaattgcggcacgaggTCGATGCAAATGCAATTtgattgtagaaactcctcctttctaatgaggaaaccactaatTATGGATGCactatatctggtaatgaggaaaccactagttatggacatagtatatctgcctggagcaaaaatggtgagcaaagattttagtttttcacaatgtattctcaatgtgaatgggggaaaactcaggggagtaacctccatttccaggttgattatgagtacatttcacactactttggattataattgtaaggctcgtttgaatgtcctgcttaatattaATACTCTTTCTTACAAGAtggcatctcatatgtatatactatattctatcctattctactgtatcttagtctatgtattactcatctcatatgtatatactgtattctatcctattctactgtatcttagtctatgtattactcatctcatatgtatatactatattctatcctattctactgtatcttagtcaatgtcaaaaaaaaatcttcccaagatggcatagcagttcaGAAGTCATTTTGTCCtagtattgtcgtgtcctgtatatatatatatatatttacacctttcttcgcatatcttttatatattttattagaactcaactacaaaaagctttcctgcaacccgcctcaccaattacacaaaaaaaagtattatttacctcaaatctgaaaatccacaatagaagctagccagaagctaaccagaagctagtcagaaactagccagaagctaaccagaaacTATCCAGAAGCTAACCTGAAGCTACCCAGAAGTTAGCCggtttactggctaacgttagtatttcagCTACCCAcattttgtggtcatcagctattcctttagctcgataatctatcggcacttttgtacaacgcgactcagaccagaacataccggaccGATTTTCTcaatatccccggatttcaaccgcaagctctggacatttacaccttgatttctcagctagctagctgcaaaccctgtgactattggcttacgtcgatcccggagcaaacttaaattattccggagctagccagctgaagagttccatcagccattcccgggctacaatcacctatccggacccctttttttttactacaaatgcggagccccaccaggccttcacgactgactaccgacgttatctgcccgagggagttatccaactggcacctccatcgcaacgttacctgaacgctcatctggggcccgctaattgttagctgtcttatcggctgctatctgaataagtatatcggacaatttttcttgggtgactatatctattttgccaatcggattgatcccctctaccacacggaaccccactaatctaccgacggaaacgcacgaggtgactaaaaatagacctccatcctatgctatcttgctaccgatagccagctacccggccagctgtctggatcgccgtgaccccaaccaacctctactcactggacccttatgatcactcgattaagcatgcctctccttaatgtaaatatgccttgttcattgctgttctggttagtgtttattggcttatttcactgtagagcctctagccctgctcactataccatatccaacctttcagttccaccacccacatatgcgatgacatcacctggtttcaatgatgtttctagagacaatatctctctcatcatcactcaatacctaggtttacctccactgtattcacatcctaccatacctttgtctgtacattattccttgaagctattttatcgcccccagaaacttccttctactctctgttctagacgttctagacgaccaattctcatagcttttaaccgtacccttatcctactcctcctctgttcctctggtgatgtagaggtgaacccaggccctgcagtacctagctccactcctattccccaggcgctctcttttgatgacttctgtaaccgtaatagccttggtttcatgcatgttaacattagaagcctcctccctaagtttgttttgttcactgctttagcacactctgccaacccagatgttttagccgtgtctgaatcctggcttaggaagaccaccaaaaattcggacattttcatccctaactacaagattttcagacaagatagaacggccaaagggggcggtgttgcaatctactgcaaagattgactgcagagttctgttttactatccaggtctgttcccaaacaatttgaacttctacttttaaaaatccacctctctaaaaacaagtctctcaccgttgccgcctgctatagaccaccctctgcccccagctgtgctctggacaccatatgtgaactgattgccccccatctatcttcagagctcgtgctgctaggcgacctaaattggaacatgctcaacaccccagccatcctacaatctaagcttgatgccctcaatctcacacaaattatcaatgaacctaccaggtaccaccccaattccataaacacgggtaccctcatagatatcatcctaaccaacttgccctctaaatacacctctgctgttttcaaccaagatctcagcgatcactgcctcattgcctgcatccgtaatggggcagcggtcaaacgacctccactcatcactgtcaaacgctccctgaaacacttcagcgagcaggcctttctaatcgacctggccgaggtatcctggaaggatattgatctcatcccgtcagtagaggatgcctggatattttttttaaatgccttcctcaccatcttgaataagcatgccccattcaagaaatttagaaccaggaacagatatagcccttggttctctcctgacctgactgcccttaaccaacagaaaaacatcttatggcgttctgcattagcatcgaacagcccccgtgctatgcaacttttcagggaagctagaaaccaatatacacaggcagttagaaaagccaaggctagctttttcaagcagaaatttgcttcctgcaacacaaactccaaaaagttctgggacaccgtaaagtccatggagaataagaacaagctcttcaaccgatcgttgcctgcacctgcccgcctgtccaacatcactactctggacggctctgacttagaatatgtggacaactacaaatacctgttATAGACTGTTATAGAccaccctcagctcccagctgtgccctggacaccatatgtgaattgattgccccccccccccccccatctatcagaactggtcgtctagtacgttggGAACAGAATAAAAAGGATTTCtaggcgtggtaggatagattcaaggcataatgtacagacaggggtatggtagggtgtgagaacagtggaggtaaacctaggcattgagtgacgataagagaggttgcatctctggaggcaccagttatgctaggtgaggtcaccgcatgtgtgggaggtgggacaaaagagttctctgaggcatgttgagcggGACTAGAACATGAAAACggttttcccagcgtaacataaggagcCACTAAATGATAAGTGGGTCGAGTGcatttcagaatacaaaaaaaTTGTCCGACAGCAATATCccgtatttaagttgaagttcatcatatgacaagcgtaacgttatgactataactactgttccctgaaggagggaaactaggtacaacatactatcaaATCCACGCCTCGCTGGAAGCCCCGCCACCCACAGGTGATGAGAGTGAGGCTTGGATTTATTCTGCTCtttaataccgctcttcaccgaCACAGGAAAGGGCGGGAacaaacaggtgttgtacctcgtttccctccttcagggaagtgcaattataatcaaagttacactccctttcagtcaTTTAACTTCGGAAaaacatactatggggaaatacaatcattccccatgccgacccaaacggatactaaatgaaacaGCCCCCtgcagaccacccagacctgaccctacaagatgcgtcagttttgtcaatttattcattgtcttttgtttgaaatAGTCTATCTATCTGTAGACTATTAGTCTACTACTGAAAACTTAAGTAGCAGAACGGCAGAATTTACGAAGTCCAGCAGTGGAGGGGGgactccctctggtcaggttgcgttgacgaccggctccctctggtcgggttacgttgacgaccggctccctctggtcgggttacgttgacgaccggctccctctggtcgggttacgttgacgaccggctccctctggtcgggttacgttgacgaccggctccctctggtcgggttacgttgacgaccggctccctctggtcgggttatgttgacgagcggctccctctggtcgggttatgttgacgagcggctccctctggtcgggttatgttgacgagcggctccctctggtcgggttatgttgacgagcggctccctctggtcgggttatgttgacgagcggctccctctggtcgggttatgttgacgagcggctccctctggtcgggttatgttgacgaccggctccctctggtcgggttatgttgacgaccggctccctctggtcgggttatgttgacgaccggctccctctagtTATGACttcgagtcatttgtgtgtcttaattatttaatcaaacagaaTGCTTAAAGCATCATACAAGTTCAGTACATACAGATTTTATAAAAACACATGGGGCGATTGgtagaaagaacagatgactcttggttgaccaagatgtattttagttggggacagcactagaacatgattttggggctcccgagtggcgcagcggacactgcatctcagtgcttgaggcgccactacagacaccctggatcaaatccagactgtatcacaaccggctgtgatt from Salvelinus alpinus chromosome 2, SLU_Salpinus.1, whole genome shotgun sequence carries:
- the LOC139548336 gene encoding zinc finger protein ZFP2-like isoform X2 encodes the protein MSSLNFSPLVEEEGVCWTEKEALGLNIVVKEEKEEEDVTVKQEVESEAVTLKEEEKDVSVKEEEDTFRVKEEDVTVKEEEEGTDEDDTVKEEDAVYGVKKEGEITVTLEDEEEIGDLINTRKRRDCPGSSGEPQQPHDADEAEKSLSRSEHFKKHQRRSTGKKPHCCSDCGKRFTSSDIKIHQRTHTGEKPYSCDQCGKSFTHSTSLITHQRTHTGEKPYSCTQCGKSFTQLSNLISHQRTHTGEKPFSCGQCGKSFGQSSTLTLHQRIHTGEKSYSCTQCGKSFTTSSTLTLHHRIHTGEKPYSCDQCGKSFAASSTLTLHHRIHTGEKPYSCDQCGKSFAASSTLTLHHRIHTGEKPYSCDQCGKSFGRSGQLTSHQRIHTGEKSYSCAQCGKSFGRSGQLTSHQRIHTGDKSYTCGQCGKSFTTSSILTVHQRTHTGDKPYTCGQCGKSFTTSSSLTVHQRIHMGEKPHSCDQCGKRYTDKRSLIKHQKIHGVVS
- the LOC139548336 gene encoding zinc finger protein ZFP2-like isoform X1: MSSLNDSLPAEEETVCWTEKEALIKEEEEEKDVTIQKQVEGEVVTLKEEEKDVSVKEEEDVTVKEEAFRVKEEDVTVKEEGFRVKEEEGVTVKDEEDSVFEVKAEEGENTVSSEEEEEETGYLDPISQTQFKASSGSKDELSHKMVSRNRAVITTGKRRDCPGSSGEPQQPHDADEAEKSLSRSEHFKKHQRRSTGKKPHCCSDCGKRFTSSDIKIHQRTHTGEKPYSCDQCGKSFTHSTSLITHQRTHTGEKPYSCTQCGKSFTQLSNLISHQRTHTGEKPFSCGQCGKSFGQSSTLTLHQRIHTGEKSYSCTQCGKSFTTSSTLTLHHRIHTGEKPYSCDQCGKSFAASSTLTLHHRIHTGEKPYSCDQCGKSFAASSTLTLHHRIHTGEKPYSCDQCGKSFGRSGQLTSHQRIHTGEKSYSCAQCGKSFGRSGQLTSHQRIHTGDKSYTCGQCGKSFTTSSILTVHQRTHTGDKPYTCGQCGKSFTTSSSLTVHQRIHMGEKPHSCDQCGKRYTDKRSLIKHQKIHGVVS